The window AATTCACCCTTTGGTCCAGATTGTGCTTACTTGTCCAGTTGTCCCAAAGGGTCCAGAACCTACCTGAAAACAGATTTACCCTTGTTCTGGGTTATTGAGATCTCATCAGTTTAAAGGGGGTCCAAGTGacctaattagggttttgaaccctAGGTTACATCACATCTACATGGACCACATGTACTGATTACCAAATTCATTAGTACATTTTGCACCAAAAACACTTACGGAGATCAGTAAACAAAAAATGTTTCATGCACATCAAATGCACCAGGGGCTAAAGAACACCAAAAGCGCTTCCTGAAAGCAAAAATGAGACGTAAACAGACCTGTAACCGAGGCAATTTCCAAACAGCCCTCGTGCTTTCCCTTGAAGCTGCACCTTCTGGCCAATCTAGTCGTGCACCCCTCCTGAAGTATTTCTCAGCACGGCAGCTGCAATAAAGTTTCAGAAAATAACATATCCGAAGGAATCAAAGTTGCAAAGAACTTATAAAAAGCAAGAacacaaaaaatagagaatcTTACTCTGCTCTAATCATCATATGGTGTGGCATAGGGCCTAAAACCCTCTCCATCATGGCTAGATGTTCCAAGTTTTCATGGGTTTGGAAAAGAGCATCACCCTAAATATCCAGCAAAAAAAAAGTCAGCATTAGATACTCATGAAGATAACAATTAAATGACCAGAATGCATTACATGACATGCCACGCCACGTGGAATAATGTTCCAGAATGACCGGGAACTTGACTGTTAATGCATATGAATACAAGTTCCCCAGATTTTTGCATTAACAGCAGAATGGCAGAATAAACAAAATTTATTCCACATAACTAGCTAACTCTTTAAATCAAGAAAGATACATTATGTTATGGTTAAAAAAGCATAATCAGTTCAACTGAATTTACCGAGCAAAGTTCAACAAGTATGCAACCCACACTCCATAAATCACAAGGATAATTCCATCCAAGCCCTGGAgaagataattaaaaaaaaacaatgttaTGTCACATTCACACTAATGACGAGTTAGAAAAATCCCAGAAGTTTTTAAAAATAGATAGAAATATATTACCCAAGATAACCTCTGGCGCGCGGTAATGCCGTGTTGACACCACATAACTGTGATCTTGATGTTCGAATGTTGTACTCCCAAAATCAATCAGTTTAATGGCACTAGACTTAGGCAGGCTCTTGAAATAAGAACCAAACCTAGCTGACCGTGACAGAAACTTAATTGCAACccagaaagaaacaaaaaaaaatgtcacaaaTAAGAAACTTACCGAACCATTGACCCTAgttaacacacacacacagaaaaaTGTGCAACATACAGACACACAAATAAAAACATAGATCAGAAAAATCAAGAGGGAAAATTGTCTAATGAGCCAATACCTTATAATCAGGCACCTTGACATACTCTGATGAAACAAGAAGGATATTTTCTGGCTTCAGATCCGTGTGAATTAGTCTCATATCATGCATAACTGCAAGAATAAAAAGTGGCAGGAATGAGCAaacaaagaagagggaaaattttATTCAGTACACTGCCATGCTTATCAATAGCTACTTCCAATGTAGCATGGCAACTTATATGGAAAAAATAAGTAGCAGCCTTGACTCCTGAGTCTCAGATTATCATCAGAAAGAACTCAAGCACCAAATAAAACAAGATTGAAAAGAAAAGTGCAAGTATTTGTCCACACACATGCTACAGACTCCAAAAGTTGTCTTCCAAACTCCCGAACGAGATCAATGGGAAAAGAACGGTAGCTGTTTTTGCGGAGAAAATCGTATAAGCTTGGTCCAAGCTTCTCAAAAACCTGTTAAAACATTTAAATCCATCCGCAAGTTTTAACTCATAAATTGTCAGGCACCAAGGGAAATGCATCAGCCTCCCAAATTAACCAAAAGCACTAACAAATACTTACAATACAAATATGATTACGATAGTCAAACCAATTCCGTATTTGCACACAActgcaaaaaataaaaccacTTATACCAAATTCACCTTGAACTGCTGCAGCTAGAAAAGGTAGAATACAAGTCCTACCGAGTGCCGCCGACGTCATGTTTGGCAAGCTTCTGCAGAACATCGATTTCAATCATAGCAGCCTCACGATACTTGTGAATAGAACGCACAATTTTAATTGCCACCAGTTCTTTAGTTTCATTATCCAAACATTCCAAGACTTGCCCAAATGTCCCTGCAGTGATTGCATCACAGAGAGATGAGAAATAAATGGATTGATCCCAGAGCATGGGTAAGACATCTAAATCCAATTCAAAATCTCTTGTTGCTGAAAGTCATGCAAATGCATAAATTAGTTttgacaggaaaaaaaaatttccaaaagaTGATGAATAAATCATATGTTATGAGAATGAAAAACAAATTgaacttacaaaaaaaaaacccttaccTTCGCCCATTTTGCTGAGAATTTGGTCTGCATGTAACAACAACCAGATATAAGAACAAAAACTTGTAAAGAATGGAAGGGGCCTGTGTGGGGGAGATACAGAGTGAATAaagtgtgtgtatgtgtgggtgtgtgggtgtgtgtgtgcgagagagagagagagagagagagagagagagagagcaagaaaaGAGTAGGAGGCATATGGAGATCAACCAGTGAACCAGTCATAAAAGGAAAGCAACTCTAGTTCCCGAATGAAAGTCAAGATGAGACAAGAAAAATTCAGATCCATCTAAATACATGAGAACAGTCACAAAGTAGTGAAAGTACCAACCACCCAACAACTAGTGTAAAAAAAGCAGAAAAAAATCTTCAATAGTAAAATATGGAAATACACTAGAAAGCCCTAATTGACAATGTAGACAAACTATCATCAGGAACCTACCTATCACTTTGAGAACAACAGAATTATCCTTTCCCCTATGctatttatcaaaataaaacattaaaaaaataaataaaagatctcACGGATGCAAGTGTTATGtagtgccccccccccccccgaaggTGGAGAGTTTAACAGAGTATAATTACATCGAGGAATTAAGTTTTCTCCAATAGCAAAGACATAATGGCCGTCTTTATCATCATTTCGCCATGGAGGTGATCCATTGTGAGGCAATTCCTTGTAATACAAAGAATATGCATAGTTGGAGACTCCTACACTCGCATACTCTTGCCCACAGTGGATTGCTGGAATGACCTGCAGATAAAGGAACTTTGTTTTAATAATAGGAGTTAATTAACCAAACCACCACAATGTTTTTGTCCGACAAGAACTTCACGTAACCATGCAACCGAAACCGCAAATGAGAACAAACACACTCGAAGGGCATAAGAGATTACAAAACaaatatcccccccccccccaaccggGCAACAAGAAcaataaagggagaatattccaGCAGATTATATATTATGGAAGAATAAGAGAACGAAGAGTCTCTACAACAACATCAGAAGGTGAAAACCCAGACAAACCCATTGAAGAtaactttaaaaaataaaaaatagatttcCCAACAAAATCAGAAAGGGGCAAAAAACACAGATAACATGTAGAAAATTCAAGCGAGGGGCATTACACACCCCCAGATCAAAAGAAGCACGAAAAAAACGGTTTTATCACTctcttccccttttattttgtttttttttttggaggggaggGAGAAATTATCGTACGGAGAGGCGACAAGTAAAAAGCATCGAAAAATGTGAAGGACTGGAGATTTTGAGGGCTTTCATAGCAGAAGACGATAAAAATGCAAAAGGGGAAGGGAGTAGGAGcggacgagagagagagagactgaagTGAAGATTCAAAACGTAAGAGGGATATCTAGAACAAAACGAATTAAGATACCTGAACTTCGTTTACACAATCATAATAATTCAATCTTCAACATAATTCAAGAACTGACAATGAAATTCCAACTAGAACGAATGATCAAAAGCAATGTGGATCAAAAGATCGGAGAGTACAATACCTGGGGTGGAGGAATAGGAGGGAGCATATCCCATGTTAATCTAGGCCGTTTCCTAGGGCGCTTATCCATGTTTGCTAGAGGAAGCTCCGTAATCCGCTGAGTCTCCATTGAACCCTAATTCAGGATGGTATTGACTTCGCAAAGAGAAGTTGCAGATAACGGAAACAGGTTGCTGTGAAAATAACCCAACCACGAGATTGGTACAGGATTCGATTGTGAAAAGCTTTGGAAACCCATTTTAAGGCGAGCTGCCCCAGTAAAGTGAGCCTAAACCCGGTGAGAGGAACCTCAGCCAATTTCGAGCCGTGTGTGAGTCGTTTGTGCTCGCGAGCCAAGTGTGGCGTGGAAACCATGTTTCGCTCTTCCATGCCACTTCCACCGTTGCACACTTGCACCCATCCAGATATGTCCTGTcagaatccggatcagctacccacatggggatgggtggggatagatctgacCTCTACATgggacatgggtcccacacccccatggagagTTCAGATCTGTCaacacccgtccccatgtgggtagtagATCTGAACTCTCTCATTAGCCCCTACGCCAGTGTGTGGGCCAAGGAGCTCACTTAGAGGGCATATCCATGGTTGAGGTTTTTTATTTAGGTAACTAACATCTAGGGTTTCTAACAtaacaacttaaaaaaaaaaaattcaaccttatcctaacttaatggggtcgactacatcgatccaaacaaaacaaagtaaagaaaatTGTAGTCTACACATAAAATGGtaatgaagagatggggaaaagagggatggaaaatgagatgagcaatGAAAACTGAAAATTGACAAATGAAAATGGTGGTAAGAGGAATGAGGCTCAGCCCAATCAATCAgaaaaatctcagctaaatggagtCTGCTACATGGACATTGCCCTCTAAAAGGCTCTATCCAATGTCATACTTGGTATAAGTCCTACATTATGCaggtccttcctcacaacttctaatcgggatcatatcactcttccttactagGGCGTTCCTaggccttcgttgaacatggtTGTACCgcctcaaacaactctctcgaagcttgtcattgattggtgcaactcccaagtcaACTCTAATACACTCACTCCTTACTTTATCCATCCTAGTGTTTTCGCACATCcgtcttaacatcctcatctcagttTCACATAGCTTCTGAATATGACGCCTCTTAACTATCCAACATTCTTcctcatacatcatagccgatcGTACAACAGtcttatagaactttcctttaaattttaaaggaatacatctgtcacacagcactccggacgtacctttccacttcatccatcccactttaattctttgtgaaacatcatcctctatgccacattctttatttataattgatcccaaatatctaaaataatcactttgtggtatcCCTCTTTCCCCAATTGCCACCAAATCAATGTCCATCATAatatgactaaaattacacgtcatatactccatcttcgttctactaatcttaaagcctcttggtTCCAAAATTGATATTCAAATCTCCAACTTAGCATTTAACCCTCATTTGGTCTCAtcaaccaaaacaatatcatcaatgaaGTACACTAGGGGACCTCATCCTGAATGCTCTTAGTTAATCATCCATAATAAGCGCAAATAGATACAAACTTAAGGCTGATgcctgatgtaacccaatcgtaattgatAATTTTTTGCCTTGACCTCCCACATATTCCACACTAGTCACCATGccttcatacatatctttaataacatccacatatttactcaacACCCCTCTTTTCACTAAAACATGtcagattaaatctctagggactcggtcatatGCTGAAATTACAGTAAAGATAATTACAACAAAGATACATATTGTTTCACATATTATGTTTGGGATACCTAAATCAATATAACATTAATCagattaatatatatttttttatttccaatgTTACCCTTAATATATCTTAACTATTCTTCTTCGCGTAAACTAGTAAACTACGATACTATTCATCTCCCTCTTCTACTATACTTTTCCCCCACCCCAACTACTTACCCTTGTTACTCCATTTTGCAACTCCCTCACCCATAACTACATTGTCTCACCCTCATCTCCCACCTCAACTATTCTTCCGCCCTACCCCAACACTCCCTTGGCCCACCCCCATCTCCCAACTCTACGGATATTTTCTCCACACCCCATCACTTCCCTATATCGTCGTCATCCCCCCCCACCCCTACTATTTTTCTTCCTTGCCCACATCTCTCCTGTACCCCACCCCtacttctatatatatattgccaTTTCACGATCCAACTCAATAAGATTCTTTCGTTGCTCCATGTTGTTTTGCCATGGACATGATGATCTAATGATTTGACCGTTCACTAGAGAGGGCGAATTGTCTGTATtaatcatgtgtcaaatttctaTATAAATTTAATCAAATGACCTCTTGTGTATATCCTTACACCCATGTATTTTTAGCCCTCCACCTCTTGTCAACATCATTGCCATTTGTTCCTCCATAGTTTACTCCCATAAACCACAATTTCAAAACTTCATATTGCCATTTGTTCAGCTCCAATTaggtttttttctttggtagagCTCCAATTAAGTTGGAACTTAAGAGATGGGGAGGGGAGACCTTGGGGTTAGATAGGCGAGGGGGGATAAAGAGCTTGTAACCTTTTTCTTCATTATAAGTGAAGTCACTCTCATCCCACTGTAGAAATATGCACCATGTTGAACTATGCATATCATTGTGTTGTGGTAGTTGGATTGTTCTTTCTTTGTTACCTTGTGTTTATTTATGCGTTATGGATAGGTTTTGGTTcctaccaaataaaaaaaaaatgataggtTTTGATTTGCATAACTCCTTGCATGTGGTAGATTTCGGATTCTATCAAATAAACATCCCCCAAATTTATTAAATATATCCAAGTTgtctttccttgtttttctttctttccttaaaaaaaagaagaagagagagattatttAGAGATTTGTTATCAACCACCATACCGTGATAGGTTATAATTCCTGGATTTATTAGTGGACAACCCAGTATGTCCAACTAAGACTGGAAGCAAAGCCCATTAACAATATAACATAAAGCCCTGCATACGAGCGCATGCACTaaaaaaatttagagaaaaaaaaaaggtgactgATCATGTGGTTTCTGTGCTCAAACACAAGATCGTGTGAAATTATCGCtcaattttcaataaaataaaaaatctcattcaggCATATCCCCTtacatgtgctctcattgatCACCATAACTACACGATCAAACAACAATCTCTtacccaaaaattaaataaatgaatagaGAGTGTGATTTGTGGAGGAAAGCACCAATCTCTCTCTACTCTGCTCATATAGGGTCATTTtacatgggaaggagagagatcgaCTATGGCGGATGCTAATTGATATTGTGCTTccccacaacaaaaaaaaattataacaccaagaaggaaaaaaaaaaaaacaagataaaaagGTTCTAAACGAAACCCTGGAGTAGTCGAACTCAGATCAGATTGACCGATTCAACCAATTCAACTCAAAATCAATCAATCTAATTTTGATTATcaccaaaattttaaaaccaagttttgacCGAGTCTGGCCAATACCGGAACGGTTAAAATCGAGACCACGTCTGAATCAATGGAGTTCAATCTCATATCGATTCAAAGTCTTAAAGCCTAGGGTGTGGGTGAAGACAAACCATTGTTCTGCACTATACCTATCTattctcttcattttttataGATTCAGCGCATGTAGCTCTGAATCTATTCTCTTCAtcgtttacccaaaaaaaagtctaTTGTCTTCATCATGTGAATCATGTGAAAGAGCTTTTGAAATCTGAGCTGGGGGAAAAGAAAAGTGGTGTTCTTACCACTGCCATCTTTGAGGCTATGTTTCGAaaacaagaaatgaaaagaaaataaaaggggagGGTTTTCATGCACGGCCACATTAGGCAAGACGGGTGATGATGTGTCAAATAAGGAGATGGTAATTTTAACCTGTCTTCTccatgtaagggtgtcaaatggtgcGATTTTGAATATACGAAGCGGTTTCGATTTGATGCACATTTTGCAAagtagaaatcaaaaccgcaTCAGataaaaaatcatccaaaataagAATCGTTTATATGCGGTGCGGTTTTAGcgatttctatttggttttcATTATTCGGTTTACATGTGGTTTGTAATACCGGTTTCACctttgtaccatttaattttattttccatgtGCTTATTATGTGGGATaaattatattgtttcatacacatctaactctaggcaaagttcacttagacatgctagttgcaatgataattttaaatgATTACTCAAGGCCGCAAAGTACCGCAAGGGAAACCATTCTGAGGACATCACCAATCCATAACCCACTCAATTCTTTAAAACAGTCACTAAGACATGCTCGTACTAAAACCTTTTGTCCCTTCATGAATTTGGCATTCaaactgaaattcaaaaaaatctcAGTAAGGAGCCTTAATATTTTAGAGTGCATAAATCCATtcttaaacaaataagaatattcCTAATATTGGTTTTCTAGTCGATTAACCGACGCTTTTTCGATTTTGAATCGAACCAAACTGGTAAtagaacctataaaatcaaaatcacaTCATTTTTATACAGTGCGGTCCGATCGTAAACAATCGATTCCGatttcattttgacacccttagtccaATGGCAAGGGTCTGTGCTTGGCAGTGCATGATGCATGTTTGTGtacaaaacattttttttttcaaaatataaaaaaaaaaaaattttgaaattgagaaaagatatctgatgagcacatttatgtgtgaaatcttagggcataaagcatacattttaccacattggacagagttactcgatgctttcttgtgctttttagtgtttaggtgaattcttgtgaaaatcgagtagatgatgctaaggaaatgtttttaagttgtttagaggtgttaatggcttagatacgtagcccatcgagtcagcttcgcaacggttcaaacggcacatgattccgagttgaaacgaagaagttacggccgtttccgtaacgaagcacgaaaatggtctataggggtttatttgtaattattgatagtcgggcggagacaaaatgaagcaaaagttcggattctaggggccttagcgcaataaccagaagttatatttcctttacccgaaagattccatttggagggctctggacagtccaacttcaacttgagatatcttgggctctcgaactccaaattggacgaaattttggtctattttgggtgatttttcgcaaggaacacaatggtgaggcctatataagcatcccatactccacgttttctgaaggacagaatgggtattttatttattcttgaaggaatcctagtcatcacccttactctctctctcctccaaattctcaagggcacttctggaattctacttgggatagatttattttgaaagatattctctcacctatggaaagttgaaaaatcaaaaatgctttgattttattgcttggagaagatatctacaaagaaaatgaatcacttgttagaattggaagtttacttttctagaaatagaaagtctatgtaaacaatcttctcttcttcttctttctattcttttcttttttttcttaggattcaaggcattgtaaagaggaaggagaagagaatattctcttttattagggaatatttctcctacactttcctcttctctcttctcctctcttccccctataaataccccttgccctttgggttgtaagaagttagttttttagttcagtttttagttcaattttaattcagttgttagtttaattttttgttcattcacttagtgaaattttctcgtcttttcctatttttgactttagttcttagtttgatttcataagattagttatttcaagttcttaattttgctttcataagattagttatttcaagttcttaattttgctttcataagattagttaatggttgtaataggattagtttatgctttaatgtcttcaatatgattgtaatagtttcagttttaagcttcctagtctaagctcctatattgatgacaagacttggagatttagaagaggaggccatggtaagttcaggcaagtattcattcaaacTGCTTCAATTAATCCAGTTCAAGCgcatctaggtttgcattctctaaactctcaatctcattctccctcttctctatctcattctttctttcttcttcttcttctctctctattttttttatttcttttttttatgaggttattttgtttatgtggttgtggatgtgtggctgcactttcattactttcaatttgcgttagttttaTAGTTTGTTTTTATTCCCTCCAATTtgtgttagtttgataggttagatgctcatgtgttaggacgtcaatttaatcccttaattttgttagatgcttatgagttaggatgcattaattttcattagtttagttaatttaatttaacattttaatctggttcactttgcattacttttaagttagttaaatagagtggcgtatatctcctcgtattcgacccgtagctacgattgacccgtacgcttgttgtaatttttaaactcaaacaagtttttggcgctcatcatgatttttgtcttgttatgttttttccctttttacaATGAAATATTCATGTTATATCTGATGAAAGGTATCATATTATATCAAACTAAAAAATACTAATCGCATTTTACAATCGGATAGTAAATTGACCGGATATTTATCCAGATTTGAATTGAAATATCCGAATCTGAATATCTTTAAGACGGATTGAGATATTTTTCGAAAATCAAAATTCCGGATTCGAACACGGACCAGATACGAATTTCcaactatccatttacagccctaataTTTGCCTCATGGCAGGTCAGGTAGAGGTGTAGAACCCAAATTTTGCTGAGATGCAATACTCATTGTCTCCCACTTATATACTAAGTTCAAACTCAACATGATCCTATCTAGCGtcaaaatcaaatgaaaaaaaatggtcgatgttctctatgccacaACGCATGTTGCTCATAAACACATGGGGGTGTTAATTCCACCattcaagggggggggggtgcgaTCATTTCGCCCACTCCCCATGTGTATAGCGCAGCTTGCACACCAggcatagaaaaaaaaaaaggaaaaaaaagaagcaaatctTTTGTAAAATTTTGGATCATTAAATATTATGCAAAATGAGTCATATAATTGAATTAAAAGCCCAAATTTGACACCTGACCAGTATATGGTATTATGGTGTCCTGTTTCATTTCAAGGGTAAAGATATATCCAATCTGCTTTTATTTATGGTTATAAGAGATTAGATGTGAGTGAAACTCTTCCCTTATCGTTCTTTGATAAGGGGATGTATATTTATAATTGTATTTCCAACGTTAC is drawn from Telopea speciosissima isolate NSW1024214 ecotype Mountain lineage chromosome 1, Tspe_v1, whole genome shotgun sequence and contains these coding sequences:
- the LOC122663681 gene encoding serine/threonine-protein kinase AFC1 isoform X1 codes for the protein METQRITELPLANMDKRPRKRPRLTWDMLPPIPPPQVIPAIHCGQEYASVGVSNYAYSLYYKELPHNGSPPWRNDDKDGHYVFAIGENLIPRYQILSKMGEGTFGQVLECLDNETKELVAIKIVRSIHKYREAAMIEIDVLQKLAKHDVGGTRCVQIRNWFDYRNHICIVFEKLGPSLYDFLRKNSYRSFPIDLVREFGRQLLESVAFMHDMRLIHTDLKPENILLVSSEYVKVPDYKFLSRSARFGSYFKSLPKSSAIKLIDFGSTTFEHQDHSYVVSTRHYRAPEVILGLGWNYPCDLWSVGCILVELCSGDALFQTHENLEHLAMMERVLGPMPHHMMIRADCRAEKYFRRGARLDWPEGAASRESTRAVWKLPRLQNLVMQHVDHSAGDLIDLLQGLLRYEPAERLKAREALRHPFFTRDLRRCGYSL
- the LOC122663681 gene encoding serine/threonine-protein kinase AFC1 isoform X2: MGEGTFGQVLECLDNETKELVAIKIVRSIHKYREAAMIEIDVLQKLAKHDVGGTRCVQIRNWFDYRNHICIVFEKLGPSLYDFLRKNSYRSFPIDLVREFGRQLLESVAFMHDMRLIHTDLKPENILLVSSEYVKVPDYKFLSRSARFGSYFKSLPKSSAIKLIDFGSTTFEHQDHSYVVSTRHYRAPEVILGLGWNYPCDLWSVGCILVELCSGDALFQTHENLEHLAMMERVLGPMPHHMMIRADCRAEKYFRRGARLDWPEGAASRESTRAVWKLPRLQNLVMQHVDHSAGDLIDLLQGLLRYEPAERLKAREALRHPFFTRDLRRCGYSL